From the genome of Spinacia oleracea cultivar Varoflay chromosome 2, BTI_SOV_V1, whole genome shotgun sequence, one region includes:
- the LOC110785222 gene encoding NAC domain-containing protein 78-like, protein MGPPMIAEVDIYQFEPWVLPSMSALQTNDQEWYFLCNRAGRCTRNAKGGTWRMTGGSAKDVVYCGRVCGIIKSFTYYINGVEKTNWIMKEYILKDTETSFLCEREQHYVLCKFYERNGSGPMHAEQYVAKFVEEDWLDNIMTYEEDYEYGNNYLVGTNDNGASSSNNNTATWVPNVAEEEIFKFEDFGSTYLDNEDILGFPTTDFEQNTFMEMEENYYIRIVLSSFK, encoded by the exons ATGGGTCCACCGATGATTGCGGAAGTTGATATATATCAATTTGAACCTTGGGTTCTACCGTCAATGTCTGCTCTACAAACAAACGATCAAGAGTGGTATTTCTTATGCAACAGGGCAGGTAGGTGTACAAGGAACGCAAAGGGGGGGACTTGGAGGATGACTGGTGGTTCAGCGAAAGACGTCGTGTATTGCGGAAGAGTTTGTGGTATTATCAAATCATTTACCTACTATATTAACGGGGTGGAGAAGACTAATTGGATAATGAAGGAATACATACTCAAGGATACGGAAACATCTTTCCTATGTGAACGGGAGCAACATTACGTACTATGCAAGTTTTATGAAAGGAATGGATCGGGTCCAATGCATGCCGAACAATACGTCGCTAAGTTTGTGGAGGAGGACTGGCTTGACAATATAATGACTTATGAAGAG GATTATGAGTATGGGAACAATTACTTAGTAGGAACCAATGATAATGGTGCAAGCAGTAGCAACAATAACACTGCAACGTGGGTTCCAAATGTGGCTGAAGAGGAGATATTCAAGTTTGAAGATTTTGGAAGTACATATTTAGACAATGAAGATATTTTGGGTTTTCCTACTACAGATTTTGAGCAGAACACATTCATGGAAATGGAGGAAAACTACTACATAAGGATTGTGTTGAGTTCATTCAAGTAA